The following are encoded together in the Tatumella ptyseos genome:
- a CDS encoding succinate dehydrogenase iron-sulfur subunit gives MKLEFSVYRYNPEVDNAPRMQDYTLEAEEGRDMMLLDALIKLKEQDPTLAFRRSCREGVCGSDGINMNGKNGLACVTPVSALSGKGKIIIRPLPGLPVIRDLVVDMAQFYTQYEKIKPFLLNDNKNPPAREFLQSPEDRAHLDGLYECILCACCSTSCPSFWWNPDKFIGPAGLLAAYRFLIDSRDTETESRLDNLDDAFSVFRCHSIMNCVNVCPKGLNPTKAIGHIKSMLLKRGA, from the coding sequence ATGAAACTCGAATTTTCGGTATATCGCTATAATCCAGAAGTCGATAATGCTCCGCGTATGCAAGATTATACGCTGGAGGCGGAAGAAGGGCGCGACATGATGTTGTTAGATGCGCTCATCAAACTCAAAGAGCAAGATCCGACGTTAGCCTTTCGTCGTTCTTGTCGCGAAGGAGTTTGCGGCTCTGACGGCATCAACATGAACGGAAAAAATGGACTTGCCTGTGTCACGCCGGTTTCCGCACTTTCAGGCAAGGGTAAAATCATTATTCGCCCACTACCTGGCTTACCCGTTATCCGCGACCTAGTGGTCGATATGGCGCAGTTTTATACTCAGTATGAAAAGATTAAACCTTTCTTATTGAACGATAATAAAAATCCTCCGGCACGTGAATTTTTACAATCTCCGGAAGATCGCGCACATCTTGATGGGCTATATGAGTGTATTCTCTGCGCCTGTTGCTCTACCTCCTGTCCGTCGTTCTGGTGGAACCCAGATAAATTTATTGGTCCAGCAGGATTATTGGCGGCTTATCGTTTCTTAATTGATAGTCGTGATACGGAGACTGAGTCACGGTTAGATAATTTAGACGATGCATTCAGCGTATTCCGTTGTCATAGCATCATGAACTGTGTCAATGTCTGCCCTAAAGGATTGAACCCGACTAAGGCGATCGGCCACATTAAATCCATGTTATTGAAACGTGGTGCTTAG
- the sdhD gene encoding succinate dehydrogenase membrane anchor subunit, producing the protein MVNNVSALGRNGVHDWLLLRAAAILIALYVVYILGFFVVSGPLTYDMWRGFFAMPFTKVFTLLTLLSILIHGWIGMWQVLTDYVKNLAVRLVVQLIIIIALASYAIYGTFVVWGA; encoded by the coding sequence ATGGTAAACAATGTTTCCGCACTAGGAAGAAATGGAGTACATGATTGGCTATTGCTGCGTGCCGCCGCGATACTGATTGCACTCTATGTTGTGTATATTCTGGGCTTTTTTGTTGTTAGTGGCCCACTTACCTATGATATGTGGCGCGGCTTCTTTGCAATGCCTTTCACCAAGGTATTTACGCTCCTCACCCTATTATCCATTCTCATTCATGGCTGGATTGGTATGTGGCAGGTACTGACTGATTATGTCAAAAACCTCGCCGTCCGTCTGGTCGTGCAACTGATTATTATTATCGCATTAGCAAGCTATGCGATTTATGGCACATTTGTGGTATGGGGTGCGTAA
- the sdhC gene encoding succinate dehydrogenase cytochrome b556 subunit, translating into MGKTVNKQRPVNLDLSTIRFPVTAIASILHRVSGVITFIALGILLWLLGLSLSSPEGFNQAAAIMGSFFVKFILWAILTALAYHIVGGIRHLLADFGFMEETMVAGKRSAVASFVIAAILSILAGVLVW; encoded by the coding sequence GTGGGCAAAACCGTGAATAAACAAAGACCTGTCAACTTGGATCTCTCGACGATCCGGTTTCCCGTTACTGCAATAGCATCCATTCTCCACCGTGTCTCTGGCGTGATTACCTTTATCGCGTTGGGAATTCTACTGTGGCTGCTAGGGCTCTCTCTCTCATCTCCAGAAGGTTTCAATCAAGCTGCAGCCATCATGGGAAGTTTCTTCGTGAAATTCATCCTGTGGGCAATCTTGACTGCGCTGGCTTACCACATTGTCGGCGGAATCCGCCATCTGCTTGCAGATTTTGGCTTTATGGAAGAAACCATGGTGGCAGGTAAACGGAGTGCGGTAGCCTCCTTTGTTATCGCCGCCATTCTGTCGATTTTAGCGGGGGTTCTCGTATGGTAA
- the sdhA gene encoding succinate dehydrogenase flavoprotein subunit, with translation MKLPVREFDAIVIGAGGAGMRAALQISQSGQSCALLSKVFPTRSHTVSAQGGITVALGNTHEDNWEWHMYDTVKGSDYIGDQDAIEYMCKTGPEAILELEHMGLPFSRLEDGRVYQRPFGGQSKNFGGEQAARTAAAADRTGHALLHTLYQQNLKNHTTIFSEWYALDLVKNADGAVVGCTAICIETGEVVYFKAQATVLATGGAGRIYQSTTNAHINTGDGVGMALRAGVPVQDMEMWQFHPTGIAGAGVLVTEGCRGEGGYLLNKHGERFMERYAPNAKDLAGRDVVARSMMIEIREGRGCDGPWGPHLKLKLDHLGSEVLESRLPGILELSRTFAHVDPIKEPIPVIPTCHYMMGGIPTKVSGQALTVDEQGNDVVVPGLFAVGEIACVSVHGANRLGGNSLLDLVVFGRAAGLHLQESIASQGALRDATEEEIAQAMSRYQRWEDNREGEDPAEIRKALQTCMQHNFSVFREGDAMAKGLEELKSIRQRLQNARLDDRSPDFNTQRIECLELDNLMETAFATAVAANYRTESRGAHSRFDYPDRDDEKWLCHSLYLPQSESMTRREVNMQPTSREAFPPKVRTY, from the coding sequence ATGAAACTGCCTGTTAGAGAATTCGATGCGATTGTGATTGGTGCAGGTGGCGCAGGTATGCGTGCAGCATTACAAATATCACAGTCTGGTCAAAGTTGTGCATTATTATCAAAAGTCTTCCCAACGCGTTCTCACACGGTTTCCGCGCAAGGCGGTATTACTGTTGCGTTGGGGAACACCCATGAAGATAACTGGGAATGGCACATGTATGACACCGTGAAAGGCTCCGATTATATTGGTGACCAAGACGCGATTGAGTATATGTGTAAAACCGGTCCAGAAGCGATTTTAGAATTAGAACATATGGGGCTTCCGTTCTCTCGCTTAGAAGACGGACGTGTTTACCAACGCCCCTTTGGCGGACAATCGAAAAACTTTGGTGGAGAACAAGCGGCACGTACGGCAGCAGCAGCTGACCGGACAGGCCACGCTTTACTTCACACCCTGTATCAACAGAATTTGAAAAACCATACCACCATATTTTCTGAATGGTACGCTTTAGATTTGGTAAAAAATGCCGATGGAGCAGTTGTAGGCTGTACGGCAATTTGTATTGAGACCGGTGAAGTCGTGTACTTCAAAGCTCAGGCTACGGTGCTGGCGACGGGCGGAGCAGGGCGTATTTACCAATCTACCACCAATGCGCATATCAACACAGGTGATGGCGTGGGTATGGCGCTGCGCGCAGGTGTGCCTGTGCAAGACATGGAAATGTGGCAATTTCACCCAACGGGTATCGCTGGCGCTGGAGTACTTGTGACAGAAGGATGCCGTGGTGAAGGTGGATATCTACTGAATAAACATGGTGAACGTTTCATGGAACGTTATGCACCTAATGCTAAAGACTTAGCGGGCCGTGATGTGGTGGCTCGTTCGATGATGATTGAAATTCGTGAAGGTCGTGGTTGCGATGGTCCTTGGGGCCCACACCTAAAACTAAAACTCGATCACTTGGGAAGCGAAGTGTTGGAGTCACGCTTACCGGGAATTTTAGAACTGTCTCGGACTTTTGCACACGTAGACCCAATTAAAGAGCCTATTCCGGTCATTCCAACCTGTCATTACATGATGGGCGGTATCCCGACAAAAGTATCTGGTCAAGCGTTAACCGTCGATGAACAAGGCAACGACGTTGTCGTTCCAGGGCTGTTTGCTGTTGGTGAGATTGCGTGTGTATCGGTACATGGCGCTAACCGTTTAGGGGGGAACTCCCTCCTCGATCTCGTGGTGTTTGGCCGTGCAGCGGGCTTACACTTACAAGAATCAATCGCTTCGCAAGGAGCGCTGCGTGACGCGACTGAAGAAGAGATCGCGCAGGCAATGAGCCGTTATCAACGCTGGGAAGATAACCGTGAAGGTGAAGATCCAGCTGAAATTCGTAAAGCACTTCAAACCTGCATGCAACACAACTTCTCGGTATTCCGTGAAGGTGACGCCATGGCTAAGGGTCTGGAAGAGCTGAAGTCTATTCGCCAACGTCTACAGAATGCACGTCTTGACGATCGCTCCCCTGATTTCAACACTCAGCGTATTGAGTGCTTAGAGTTGGATAACCTGATGGAAACTGCCTTTGCAACGGCAGTCGCGGCAAACTATCGTACAGAAAGCCGTGGTGCCCACAGCCGCTTCGATTATCCAGACCGGGATGATGAGAAATGGTTATGTCATAGCCTCTATCTGCCACAGAGCGAGAGTATGACCCGACGTGAGGTGAACATGCAGCCAACATCACGCGAAGCATTCCCTCCTAAAGTGCGTACTTATTAA